TCACTAGCAGCAGTTCGAGTTGCTAAGACCCTTCAGCTCAGGTGTGGCTGTAACAATGTGGTAATATTGAACTGTGACGTTATGCAGTTTTACGCCGGTCTTCCCATTGTGACGAACAAGATATCATCGGAGGAAATGGATGGGATTCCTCACTGCTTTATGAGTTTCCTTTCTCCCGAGGGCAATAAAATTCGCGACCCAACGTTGGCATTCGGAGGTTGTGACCGTGAAGCATTTTCTGAACAGGGTTGTAAGTCTGCAAATGATGCGTATAAtattcattcattcgttCGCGATGCTGTAAGTTATATCGAAAGCTTTTTGTCAACTCATTCTCCTGCAGCGGTGGTCGTTTGCGGTGGAACGTGCTATTACGTCCAGTCACTGCTTTTCGACAATCTTTTAACTGTAGAAGATACTCATGTGTCGGGGTGTCTGGACACAACTGGCGGGTGCGCAGAACACACCGAATTGAATGATGGGAATTCTCTTTGGGACCAACTGAAGGATATTGACCCGGACATTGCTGCTCGATACCATCCCAACGACATCAGACGGATTCGGCGCCTCGTCGACATATACAAAAGGACCAATAGGATACCATCCGATGTTTATAACTCCAGGGAGAAGCCGCGACTTCGATTTTGTCCCAGTACGTGCTTCATATTGTGGACACACATTGAACTTGAAAAGCTTAGGCCAAAACTCAACGCACGTATAGATGTGATGGTCGAAAAAGGGATCATTGAGGAATGCCGCAAATTTGCTCAGCGGCATAAAGAGGACGTTTTTACGCTACCCCTAGGGAAAGCCATAGGTTTTAAAGAAATTGTTTCGTCCTTTGACATGTCGGGAAGTGAAGTTCAACTAAAGGGCGAACGCGAAGTTTCAGAGTCGCTGGATCTTCTGAAAGTGAACACCAACCGATACGCACGGCAGCAGTGCCAGTGGATAAAAAACCGCTTTCTTGGTCGTCTTCGCGAGCTGTTTGCTACTGTAAATCTGGAGGAAAACTTTGTTGCAGTTGACGCCTCTGCGAGTCCTTCCGATTTTCTTCGGCAAGTTGAAGttgccgttttgtttttcaccaAACGGACGTGCGACAATGTCGCTGGgttgttttttccattgAAAAAAGATGTGTCAATACCATCCCCGGTTCGGCACGAGTGGTGTGGCGTCTGCAACGTCTTTTATACCGATGGGAGGGGGAGAATCTCACATCTGCATTCGAAACGACACAGGGGTGCCCTAAGGCACGAGGCGTTGGTGAAGGAGCAAGCTGAGAAGTTTGGTCGGATAATTCCTTCTAAGAGAGTTAAGCGGTCGTAAGGTCTCATTTTGAACATTGATTAATAGTTTCCTGCGTCACCGGAATTTTGTTTTAAACatattttgatttttgtatTGGCCCCTTTAAGCTGA
Above is a window of Trypanosoma brucei brucei TREU927 chromosome 3, complete sequence DNA encoding:
- a CDS encoding tRNA isopentenyltransferase, putative, translated to MRSIYFVIGATGSGKSLAAVRVAKTLQLRCGCNNVVILNCDVMQFYAGLPIVTNKISSEEMDGIPHCFMSFLSPEGNKIRDPTLAFGGCDREAFSEQGCKSANDAYNIHSFVRDAVSYIESFLSTHSPAAVVVCGGTCYYVQSLLFDNLLTVEDTHVSGCLDTTGGCAEHTELNDGNSLWDQLKDIDPDIAARYHPNDIRRIRRLVDIYKRTNRIPSDVYNSREKPRLRFCPSTCFILWTHIELEKLRPKLNARIDVMVEKGIIEECRKFAQRHKEDVFTLPLGKAIGFKEIVSSFDMSGSEVQLKGEREVSESLDLLKVNTNRYARQQCQWIKNRFLGRLRELFATVNLEENFVAVDASASPSDFLRQVEVAVLFFTKRTCDNVAGLFFPLKKDVSIPSPVRHEWCGVCNVFYTDGRGRISHLHSKRHRGALRHEALVKEQAEKFGRIIPSKRVKRS